Part of the Picrophilus oshimae DSM 9789 genome, GAACGTGCAGGTTGACTTCGAGGCACCTGAAAAGATAAAGATATTAAATTACTCAGGGCCACCTGTTAAGATAGGCTTCATGGAGGGTGCCGTAAAGATCTATGGTAAGACGCCGATGAGGAAGAACTTTGAGGGCGAGCTATTAAAGGTTAAATTAAGGTACGAGCTTGGTTCCATGAAGTTCAATGATGAAAAAACCGTTAAAATAACAAGGGCATCATCAAACGAGGATTACCTTGCAAATTTGAACGGCGATTTGATAAATGAGTATAGGTACTTTGAGCTTTTAAATGCCTATGAAAAGGACGTTTCTGCAGGAAACCTTGTTGAGGCAACAAGGAAGATGGACAAGATAAACGAGGTTGCCGAGCAGACCAGAAGGATGGATCTAATAGAATCGACAAGGAATCTGGCAAGCCAGCTTGAGGCAACGAGGAGGATCGGCGAGACACCAGAGGCAACAAGGAACCTGGCAAGGGAGACTGCCAGCGAGGTAACAAAGAAATTAAGGGGATAATTATTTTTTATTTTTTGATAGACATACAGGGCATTTATCAAGTTTTGCATAATAAACTGAGCCGCAGTTTTTGCACCTTACATGCCTTCTGTGATTTATATAAACTGCAATGAATGGTATTAATATCAGTGGATAAAGATAATAATATGATGTTTTTCCCGTTGTCAAATACAGTGTTTCGTTACCGTTAACGTATATATTATATGATAATCTTTTATACCCGGGTTTTGTTATAATTATTGTGTAGTTGCCCTGTTTTAAATGCAAGTTGAAATAATCCGATGTTGAGTTGTATTCCTTATTGTTTACATAAAGATGAAAACCCTTTATGTTTGTTTTTACAAAAACATCATAATAAATAGCATGCCATGTTATGAATAACTCTTTTTCCCTTGAAATGTTTATTATATAATAATATTTGCTGGTTTTATAATAATTATTATATGACACATTGAATGATATTACATTATTCCTTGATAGAATCTTTACGATCCTTCCATGTAATATACTTTTATTTAAATATACGGTTTCGGGCACGTTCGAGATGATCCTAAACATGTAATAATGCACAGGCCTAAATGAAACGCTCCTGTTGTAAAATGATATTGTAATGTTATTTATATTCGATGAATTATAGTAAAATGAAAATGAATCATCTCCTGCTATGATCCTTTTTGATAGAACATCAACGTTGTTTAATCTTATGCTAAGAACGGAGCTGAATGGCATTCCATGATTTATTATTGTATAATTCATTTTTAATTCGCTGTCAATGTATGTGTATTTATAATCTATTTTTAATGATGCATCCGGCAGGGTATCAAAAACGTATGCAAATGATCTTGATAAATTATAATTATATAATGAAAAATGTGATGTTATTTTGAAATCTATATTTTTATTATATATATCTACGTAAAATGAGAAATTCATCGTTCCGTTGCCATGGAATATAAATGTTTCATTTGAATAATTCACTTTAACAGTGTAATTAAAACCTGATGCGGTGAACATTATTTTGTATTTATGGTATAATATCACTGTTCCTGGATTAAACGTTATCCCTGGACATTTTATATTTACATGGTAGATAAATTTATTATAGGGATTCACCGGCCTTATAAACATTTGAAATTCTGTTTTCCCTGCATTGATTTTATAATATCCAAGGTATGTCCTTGTTTTATTTATTATAAGATATATTAAGCCATGGAACATTTTATTATAATATGACTGTGTTTTATTCTCGATAATATTATATTTTAAATTAAAATATGATGTACCGTTTGAGAACATTATATCTGGAACAATGTAAAGGTAAAGGCTTGAGTTATTTAAAAACGGTGATATATAATACGTTGAATAGGCCCTTGAATTTAATAGGTAAAGATCATTTATGCTTGTGTTATATAGCTCAATCTTTGAACCATTAAAATAAACATTGTATAACCATGGAAAAACATAGAATGAATCATTTGAGTACATTGATATATTAATATTATATATCGTTAGATTATCGGCGGTTCCCCTTGGAATGAAAAGATAAAAGTATTTTATATTTCCAAGGTCACGGGCCGGAAACGGATTTTTTAATTTCAATGAAAATGAATAATTGTAATAGCCCCTTTTTACGGGTATGCTTATATTATTATAATATTTATTGTAAACTGTTATATTATTGTATGAATCTATATCGCCATGTATTCTC contains:
- a CDS encoding PEGA domain-containing protein, with amino-acid sequence MHRAIVIIAVLLLMPVMHYHYNNNEYLCGNININNNQSLKIINKNVSICKNITIDDSGCLLIKNSTIKSNHTVNFYINGTLKLLNSKIDLNGVFHAFNACIIMKNSSINETSYLNINMNNSHLISYGSSIKYKRYAKGVEFLYKNASFNGSFINPGIINLSSSGNLLINRILFKMRIHGDIDSYNNITVYNKYYNNISIPVKRGYYNYSFSLKLKNPFPARDLGNIKYFYLFIPRGTADNLTIYNINISMYSNDSFYVFPWLYNVYFNGSKIELYNTSINDLYLLNSRAYSTYYISPFLNNSSLYLYIVPDIMFSNGTSYFNLKYNIIENKTQSYYNKMFHGLIYLIINKTRTYLGYYKINAGKTEFQMFIRPVNPYNKFIYHVNIKCPGITFNPGTVILYHKYKIMFTASGFNYTVKVNYSNETFIFHGNGTMNFSFYVDIYNKNIDFKITSHFSLYNYNLSRSFAYVFDTLPDASLKIDYKYTYIDSELKMNYTIINHGMPFSSVLSIRLNNVDVLSKRIIAGDDSFSFYYNSSNINNITISFYNRSVSFRPVHYYMFRIISNVPETVYLNKSILHGRIVKILSRNNVISFNVSYNNYYKTSKYYYIINISREKELFITWHAIYYDVFVKTNIKGFHLYVNNKEYNSTSDYFNLHLKQGNYTIIITKPGYKRLSYNIYVNGNETLYLTTGKTSYYYLYPLILIPFIAVYINHRRHVRCKNCGSVYYAKLDKCPVCLSKNKK